From a single Candidatus Ancaeobacter aquaticus genomic region:
- a CDS encoding DUF3320 domain-containing protein: MPNLLSKQVASYEITTIGTINSRDSLYFYNAITITEIAEKLELVVNTEGPIHKDEAFRRAARFWGFNSVGRRIKEKLEKAVSKLKRFEDIKVKDKFYWPYTMEVPKIRNREGVEGISKKITSICHEEIGEASLFVLSMEYGIPEPDLIVQTAKVLGYRRVTEEISEHMAKSINKYKISGHIINKGDKLLFNQEKTYEKKNEQVEVVEPPADASEVIEEFCIEKVIREAINKKRSISIEYNSPLKGKSTRTIEPLKLDGKYVRAYCHLVDANRTFRIDRIKRIEQYYFYS; encoded by the coding sequence ATGCCCAATCTATTATCCAAGCAAGTAGCTTCATATGAAATTACTACAATAGGAACAATTAACTCTCGTGATTCTCTTTATTTTTACAATGCTATTACCATAACAGAAATAGCAGAAAAACTAGAATTAGTAGTGAATACCGAGGGACCAATTCACAAAGATGAGGCATTTCGCAGAGCAGCACGGTTCTGGGGCTTTAACTCTGTGGGTAGAAGGATTAAAGAAAAATTGGAAAAAGCTGTTAGTAAATTGAAAAGATTCGAAGACATCAAGGTGAAAGATAAATTTTATTGGCCGTATACTATGGAGGTTCCAAAAATCCGGAACAGAGAAGGAGTGGAGGGTATAAGTAAAAAAATCACCTCAATATGCCACGAGGAAATAGGAGAAGCTTCACTTTTTGTATTGAGTATGGAGTACGGTATTCCTGAGCCTGATTTGATAGTGCAAACAGCTAAAGTTCTGGGATATAGGAGAGTAACGGAAGAGATTAGCGAGCACATGGCGAAGAGTATTAATAAATATAAAATCTCTGGTCATATAATTAATAAAGGGGACAAGCTATTATTTAATCAAGAGAAGACATATGAGAAAAAAAATGAACAGGTAGAGGTTGTTGAGCCGCCGGCCGATGCCTCGGAAGTAATAGAAGAGTTTTGTATTGAAAAAGTGATACGAGAGGCAATAAATAAGAAAAGATCCATAAGTATTGAATATAACTCTCCATTAAAAGGGAAGTCAACTCGGACAATTGAACCTTTAAAATTGGATGGAAAATATGTT